The Arenibacter algicola region ATGGACATCCAAACATTAGGACTCCAAATATAGATAAGCTTGCCAAAGATGGGATGCGATTTGACCAGGCATTTCTTACCGCCAGTTCCTGCAGTCCAAGTAGAACAAGTATTATTACTGGGCTATACCCGCACAATACCAATGCCGAGCAACTACACTGGCCTCTTACCCCGGACAAAGTGACCTTTGTGGAAAAGTTGAAAAGCTCTGGTTATTGGACTGCCCAGGCCGGAAAATGGCATATGGGAGATGCTATTAAGGGCCGCTTCGATGTGGTGTATGATATAGGTACCTCTGGGTTTCAGTTGGCACCGGATGGTTCCAAAGCCAAACAAAAAGGAGATGGTAGTGGTTGTGAAAATTGGGTTCCCTTAATTCAGGAACGGCCACAGGATCAGCCTTTTTTCCTATGGTTGGCTGCAGTTGATCCCCATCGTCCTTATACCGATGATGTTGTAGCCTATCCCCACAAAAATGAAGATGTAATTGTACCTCCATATATGCCGGATACTGAAAAGGTTCGGGAGGACTTTGTCTTTTACTATAACGAAATTTTAAGGTTGGATGATTATGTGGGCCAAGTAGTGGCCGAATTGGATAGGCAGGGAATATCGGAGAATACATTGATTCTCTTTATTAGCGATAATGGAAGACCATTCCCAAGAGATAAGACAACCCTTTATGATGGAGGTATAAAGACTCCATGGATCGTAAAATGGCCTAAAAGTGTAAAGCCTAATTCTATTTGTAGCAATCTGGTCAGTGCCGTGGATATTGCACCCACCTTTTTAAAATTGGCAGGTCTTGATCCCCTACCTGCTTTTGAAGGAAAGGATTTTTCAAAGATGTTGACTAGTCCTGAAATTAATATTAGGGAGATGGTATATGCCGAAGATCATTGGCACGATTATGAGGATTATACCCGTGCTATAAGGACCAAGAAGTTTAAATATATACGTAATTTTTATGCCGATCTTCCCAATACCCCTTCGGCGGACGCCTTTGTCAGCGGTACATTTGCCGAAATGCGCAGACTGAAGGAAGCCGGAGAACTTACCCAGGCCCAGTTGGCATGCTTCCTTACTCCGAGACCCAACGAAGAGCTTTATGATATGGAGAATGATCCTTATGAACTTACCAATTTAGTAGGCAACCTGGATTATCAGGAAAGTTTGGGGACTTTGCGGGAAGAAATGAAAAAGATACGAAGGATTACCAAGGATAGTGTGCCTTCTTTAAGGACTCCGGATGAATTTGATAGGGAAACCGGTAAAGCAAATTCATTTAGGAAACGTCCGCGACCCTCTAAAAAGGAAATGGAAAAAATTATTCAAAATACCACTCGGGCCAATTAAAGGTGATAAATCTATTCTTGTATGATCAATTGAATTCGTCAAAATTTTCTCAGCACAAGCGTTGTTGAATAAATAATTTTTACGCGTAAATTTTACATTTAATAAATTTTTGTATATTTAGCTGCTTTATTGGTAGTTAAACACATTCAATTTTATGTAATTCTTAATGCATAATGGAGAAAGGGCAGTTAAGTTTGGCGGATTTTCGGTTCCTTCAATTTAGGGAAGGTGATCGGCGTGCTTTCGAGTATTATTTTAAAGAATATTACAATAGTATTGTTGGGTTCGCTATTCAGTTTATAGGGGACAAGGACAAAGCAGGAAGTATTGCCCAGGATGCATTTATAAAACTATGGGAGAATAGGGAAAAGGTCCAAAAAATTAATGGAATTCGGTCCTTTCTATATACCTCGGTAAAAACCGATTGTTTAAACCTAATAAGGCATAACAAGGTTGTTCGAAAGTATGAATCCAAACAATTGCAAGCAAGGGAGAGCAGCTTGCACACAGAAATTTTGAACTCCTTGAATTTTGATTCCGTCACCTTTTCGGAATTGGAAAGCCTTATTGAAAAGTCTATAGAGGAATTGCCGGACAAATGTAAGCTGGTATTTGTAAAAAAGCGTTTCGAAAATAAGAAGAACAAAGAGATTGCGGACGAGCTCGGTATCACACTCAAGGCAGTGGAGGCCAATATTACACGAGCAACCAAATTCCTTAAATTAAGACTCTCCCACTACGTATTACTTATAATTATTTATTGTTTTTTGCAGTTTTAGCAAAAAAAATCATAATTCAATGTAGGGTAAAGGACTTCTAAGGTGTACTTAATTGGAACGCTAAACTCCAGTTAATGGATCACCATCTAATTTCAAAATATCTTTTAGGAAATGCCACAGAGGAGGAAGTGGAACGAATCTTCCAATGGATAGATGATTCCCCGGAGAACAAAAGAGTCTTTATTCAATTTAAAAAGGCCTGGGCCTTGGGCGCCAAAAGCGATGAAGATAGCCAGCTGGCCTGGAAGGCATTGGAATCCAAACTGGACAACAACAAGTCGAAACCTGGGTTTTCCGGACTCATAATGTATGCTGCTATCTTCCTACTTCTTGTGGGCTTAGGGTATTTCTTTACACAACAAAAATCAAATTCCGATCTACCGATCATCGATGAAAACGCCATTACCTTGCAATTGGGCAATGGAAATATTCAGGTTATAACCGAGGATGGGGAACAAACCTTTGTTGACAAAAAAGGAAAGCTGATTGGCACACAGAAAGGAAATGTCCTAAATTATAAGAGTGTTGCAAATGATCTAGATACTTCAAAACCTATATATAACGAATTGAGCATACCTTATGGAAAAACCTTTAAGTTGGTTTTGTCCGATGGTACAACCATTCACCTTAACGCAGGCAGCTCCATTAAATATCCGGTAAAATTTATTGAAGGGGCCCAAAGGGAAGTATTCTTAAAAGGGGAAGCATTTTTTGATGTTGTCAAAAATTCAAATCAACCTTTCGTAGTAAATGTAAATGAGTTGAACGTCAGGGTTTTGGGAACCAAATTCAATGTTTCTTCCTATCCTGAAGATAAGAATATCAACACTGTTCTCGTAGAAGGGTCTGTTGCCCTGCACGATAAGGATGATGCATACAATACTTCAACCGCAGTTTTATTGGAACCGGGCTATAAAGGGGAATGGAACCCCGATTCAAAAGAAACAAGCGTGGCAAAAGTAGATACAAATGAGTATACCGGCTGGGTAGAAGGAAGGATGATCTTTAGAAACACCCCTTTTAAAATCATTAGAAAAAAACTGGAAAGGCACTATAACATCTCTATTAAAAATAATAATAAAATACTGGAAGAGAGGACCTATAATGCAGTTTTCGATATAGAAAGTATTGAGCAGGTATTGCGGACTTTAAACGAAATATATTCTATTGAATACACAATAGACCAAGACGAAATAGTAATCAATTAATTCTAAAACAATCAAATATGAAATGACATCAAAGAGGCTAGACTAAATCTACTTTATAAAAAAACCAGAAAATGCTTGCGACATTTTCTGGCAGATTAAAGTGATTAAAAATTTTTATTAACCACCAAACGTATTACTAAATTATGAAAAAATTTAACAAACCGCGGTATGGCAATGGTTCTCCATGGCGATTCGACTTAAAAATGAAATTAACAACACTTTTATTATTAGTTGCTCTTTTTCAGGTAAATGCAAGTACTTACTCACAAAACACAAAAATAGACCTGAATCTTAACAATGTTAAGGTAAACGATGTGCTCAACGAAATTGAATCCTTAACGGAATTTAAATTCTTTATGGACACCAAAGAGGTGGATCTGCAAAGGATGGTTTCCATTAAAGTAAAAAGGGAAACTGTTTCGAAG contains the following coding sequences:
- a CDS encoding RNA polymerase sigma-70 factor, translated to MEKGQLSLADFRFLQFREGDRRAFEYYFKEYYNSIVGFAIQFIGDKDKAGSIAQDAFIKLWENREKVQKINGIRSFLYTSVKTDCLNLIRHNKVVRKYESKQLQARESSLHTEILNSLNFDSVTFSELESLIEKSIEELPDKCKLVFVKKRFENKKNKEIADELGITLKAVEANITRATKFLKLRLSHYVLLIIIYCFLQF
- a CDS encoding FecR family protein, whose protein sequence is MDHHLISKYLLGNATEEEVERIFQWIDDSPENKRVFIQFKKAWALGAKSDEDSQLAWKALESKLDNNKSKPGFSGLIMYAAIFLLLVGLGYFFTQQKSNSDLPIIDENAITLQLGNGNIQVITEDGEQTFVDKKGKLIGTQKGNVLNYKSVANDLDTSKPIYNELSIPYGKTFKLVLSDGTTIHLNAGSSIKYPVKFIEGAQREVFLKGEAFFDVVKNSNQPFVVNVNELNVRVLGTKFNVSSYPEDKNINTVLVEGSVALHDKDDAYNTSTAVLLEPGYKGEWNPDSKETSVAKVDTNEYTGWVEGRMIFRNTPFKIIRKKLERHYNISIKNNNKILEERTYNAVFDIESIEQVLRTLNEIYSIEYTIDQDEIVIN
- a CDS encoding sulfatase family protein — its product is MTNHDLNAIKLFILTFALWNISCSPKKESKQIDDKRPNIVLIIADDMAWDDSGAYGHPNIRTPNIDKLAKDGMRFDQAFLTASSCSPSRTSIITGLYPHNTNAEQLHWPLTPDKVTFVEKLKSSGYWTAQAGKWHMGDAIKGRFDVVYDIGTSGFQLAPDGSKAKQKGDGSGCENWVPLIQERPQDQPFFLWLAAVDPHRPYTDDVVAYPHKNEDVIVPPYMPDTEKVREDFVFYYNEILRLDDYVGQVVAELDRQGISENTLILFISDNGRPFPRDKTTLYDGGIKTPWIVKWPKSVKPNSICSNLVSAVDIAPTFLKLAGLDPLPAFEGKDFSKMLTSPEINIREMVYAEDHWHDYEDYTRAIRTKKFKYIRNFYADLPNTPSADAFVSGTFAEMRRLKEAGELTQAQLACFLTPRPNEELYDMENDPYELTNLVGNLDYQESLGTLREEMKKIRRITKDSVPSLRTPDEFDRETGKANSFRKRPRPSKKEMEKIIQNTTRAN